The following are encoded in a window of Actinomyces oris genomic DNA:
- a CDS encoding aldo/keto reductase produces the protein MANGSSPTITLNNGVDIPQIGYGVFLTPPEETERAVLEAFEVGYRHIDTAQAYRNEEGVGAAVAASGLPREDIFLTTKVWISNAGEERAARSIDGSLRRLGADYIDLLLVHQPFGDYYGTYRAMEKALAAGKVRAIGVSNFFPDRFVDLAQHVEVPPAVNQMETHVFNQQADNRAWYTKYDTALESWGPLAQGRNNIFTHPVLTSVGEKHGKTAAQVALRYLIQLDIIVIPKTVHRERMVTNLDVTDFQLDDADMRAIAALDEGQGVVNHYDPAFQERLASYTVEAD, from the coding sequence ATGGCCAACGGCTCCTCCCCCACCATCACTCTGAACAATGGCGTCGACATCCCGCAGATCGGCTACGGCGTCTTCCTGACCCCGCCGGAGGAGACCGAGCGCGCCGTGCTCGAGGCCTTCGAGGTCGGCTACCGCCACATCGACACCGCCCAGGCCTACCGCAACGAGGAGGGCGTGGGCGCGGCCGTCGCCGCCAGTGGACTGCCCCGCGAGGACATCTTCCTGACTACTAAGGTGTGGATCTCCAACGCCGGGGAGGAGCGCGCCGCCCGCTCCATCGACGGCTCCCTGCGCCGCCTGGGCGCCGACTACATCGACCTGCTGCTCGTCCACCAGCCCTTCGGCGACTACTACGGCACCTACCGCGCCATGGAGAAGGCCCTGGCCGCAGGCAAGGTCCGCGCCATCGGCGTCTCCAACTTCTTCCCCGACCGGTTCGTGGACCTGGCGCAGCACGTCGAGGTGCCGCCGGCCGTCAACCAGATGGAGACCCACGTCTTCAACCAGCAGGCCGACAACCGCGCCTGGTACACCAAGTACGACACCGCCCTGGAGTCCTGGGGGCCGCTTGCCCAGGGCCGCAACAACATCTTCACCCACCCGGTGCTCACCTCTGTCGGCGAGAAGCACGGCAAGACCGCCGCCCAGGTGGCCCTGCGCTACCTCATCCAGCTCGACATCATCGTCATCCCCAAGACGGTCCACCGCGAGCGCATGGTCACCAACCTCGACGTCACCGACTTCCAGCTCGACGACGCCGACATGCGGGCCATCGCCGCCCTCGACGAGGGGCAGGGCGTCGTCAACCACTACGACCCCGCCTTCCAGGAGCGTCTCGCCTCCTACACGGTCGAGGCGGACTGA
- the upp gene encoding uracil phosphoribosyltransferase, which produces MRLHVADHPLIDHKLSVLRDERTPSAVFRQLVDELVTLLAYEATREVRTEEVEIRTPVALAQCRRLADPRPIVVPILRAGLGMLEGMTRLLPTAEVGFLGMKRDEDTLEVETYANRLPDDLSGRQCFVVDPMLATGHTLVAAIDYLLERGARDVTALCLIAAPEGVKTLEDAVGERANVTVVTAGVDERLNEHAYIVPGLGDAGDRLYGIVD; this is translated from the coding sequence ATGCGCCTCCACGTTGCCGACCACCCCCTCATCGACCACAAGCTCTCCGTCCTGCGTGACGAGAGGACACCGTCGGCGGTCTTCCGCCAGCTGGTGGACGAGCTCGTCACCCTGCTCGCCTACGAGGCCACCCGCGAGGTGCGCACCGAGGAGGTCGAGATCCGCACCCCCGTGGCGCTGGCCCAGTGCCGCCGCCTGGCCGACCCGCGGCCGATCGTGGTGCCGATCCTGCGCGCGGGCCTGGGGATGCTGGAGGGCATGACCCGCCTGCTGCCCACGGCGGAGGTCGGCTTCCTGGGGATGAAGCGCGACGAGGACACCCTGGAGGTGGAGACCTACGCCAACCGCCTGCCCGATGACCTCTCGGGCCGCCAGTGCTTCGTCGTCGACCCCATGCTCGCCACCGGTCACACCCTCGTGGCCGCCATCGACTACCTGCTGGAGCGCGGGGCGCGCGACGTCACCGCGCTGTGCCTCATCGCCGCGCCCGAGGGGGTCAAGACGCTGGAGGATGCGGTCGGCGAGCGCGCGAACGTCACGGTGGTGACCGCCGGGGTCGACGAGCGCCTCAACGAGCACGCCTACATCGTGCCCGGTCTGGGCGACGCCGGCGACCGCCTCTACGGCATCGTCGACTGA
- a CDS encoding MT-A70 family methyltransferase, protein MEGGFQTVLADPPWRFTNRTGKVAPEHRRLGRYGTMSLEEIKELPVGDVTAANAHLYLWVPNALLPEGLEVMQAWGFRYVSNIIWAKRRKDGGPDGRGVGFYFRNVTEPILFGVKGSMRTLAPGRSTVNMIETRKREHSRKPDEQYDLIESCSPGPYLEMFARYARPGWSVWGNESDEEITPQGKAQRGYAGGNIDPLPDLELNEQMSDWLSDRVARILADEYAKGASVQQISTQSGYSITWVRSLLTRAGVELRE, encoded by the coding sequence GTGGAAGGAGGATTCCAGACCGTTCTGGCCGACCCTCCGTGGCGGTTCACCAATCGAACCGGCAAGGTCGCTCCCGAGCACCGTCGTCTGGGCAGGTACGGGACGATGTCTCTCGAGGAGATCAAGGAGCTCCCGGTCGGTGATGTGACCGCAGCGAACGCCCACCTGTACCTGTGGGTTCCCAACGCCTTGCTTCCGGAGGGCCTGGAGGTCATGCAGGCGTGGGGATTCCGCTACGTCTCGAATATCATCTGGGCCAAGCGCCGCAAAGACGGTGGGCCAGACGGCCGCGGTGTCGGCTTCTACTTCCGCAATGTCACGGAGCCGATCCTGTTCGGTGTCAAAGGCTCGATGAGAACGCTGGCGCCGGGGCGCTCAACGGTCAATATGATCGAGACGCGCAAGCGTGAGCACAGCCGCAAGCCCGACGAGCAGTATGACCTCATTGAGTCCTGCTCGCCGGGTCCGTACCTGGAGATGTTCGCCCGCTACGCGCGACCGGGCTGGTCCGTGTGGGGCAATGAGTCGGATGAAGAGATCACGCCGCAGGGGAAGGCTCAGCGGGGATACGCCGGCGGCAATATCGATCCTCTGCCGGACTTGGAGCTCAACGAGCAGATGAGCGACTGGCTCTCGGATCGTGTCGCCCGGATCCTGGCTGATGAGTACGCGAAGGGAGCGTCAGTTCAGCAGATCTCGACTCAATCGGGCTACTCCATCACTTGGGTACGGAGTCTCCTGACCAGGGCCGGCGTGGAGCTGCGAGAGTGA
- a CDS encoding type I restriction-modification system subunit M, which yields MSKETERAALHRAIWQVANDLRGSVDGWDFKAYVLGFLFYRFISENLTEYINAGEREAGDPDFDYRFLSHADAEGAREGIIEEKGFFIAPGDLFDNVRERAPRDENLNETLSRIFKSIEASATGTGSESDLRGLFDDVDVNSTKLGRTVAQRNDKLTRLMQAIGDLDLSYGESSIDTFGDAYEYLMTMYASNAGKSGGEFFTPQEVSEVLARITVMGKTSVNRVYDPACGSGSLLLKFAKVLGKENVRGGFFGQEINLTTYNLCRINMFLHDINFADFSIAHGDTLTDPAHWDDEPFEAIVSNPPYSTKWIGKDDPALINDPRFSPAGVLAPKSRADLAFTMHMLSWLAVDGTAAIVEFPGVLSRGGTEAKIRQCLVENNYVDAVIQLPPDLFFGTTIGTCIIVLKKSKQDNSVLFVDASKQFVREGNKNKLSAENQEMILETLAKRADVGHVAALVSAETIRENGFNLSVSSYVEAEDTREEVDIVELNARIKEIVERQAVLRASIDEIVADLEGGAR from the coding sequence GTGAGTAAAGAGACTGAGCGCGCTGCGCTTCACCGTGCGATCTGGCAGGTTGCCAACGACCTGCGCGGGAGCGTGGACGGATGGGACTTCAAGGCCTACGTCCTGGGCTTTCTTTTCTACCGGTTCATCTCCGAGAACCTCACCGAGTACATCAACGCCGGCGAGCGCGAGGCCGGGGACCCGGACTTCGACTACCGCTTCCTGTCTCATGCCGACGCCGAGGGCGCCCGCGAGGGCATCATTGAGGAGAAGGGCTTCTTCATCGCCCCTGGGGACCTCTTCGACAACGTGCGCGAGCGGGCACCGCGCGACGAGAACCTCAACGAGACCCTCTCGCGCATCTTCAAGAGCATCGAGGCCTCCGCGACCGGCACGGGCTCGGAGTCGGATCTTCGGGGCCTGTTCGACGACGTGGACGTCAACTCCACGAAACTGGGCCGCACGGTGGCCCAGCGCAATGACAAGCTCACGCGGCTCATGCAGGCGATCGGGGACCTGGACCTGTCCTACGGAGAGTCCTCGATCGACACCTTCGGCGACGCCTACGAGTACCTCATGACGATGTACGCCTCGAACGCGGGCAAGTCGGGCGGCGAGTTCTTCACCCCGCAGGAGGTCAGCGAGGTACTGGCCCGTATCACGGTCATGGGCAAGACGAGCGTCAACCGCGTCTACGACCCGGCCTGCGGCTCGGGCTCCCTGCTGCTGAAGTTCGCAAAGGTCCTCGGTAAGGAGAACGTGCGCGGCGGGTTCTTCGGCCAGGAGATCAACCTGACGACCTACAACCTGTGCCGGATCAACATGTTCCTGCACGACATCAACTTCGCCGACTTCAGCATCGCCCACGGGGACACGCTCACGGACCCGGCGCACTGGGATGACGAGCCCTTCGAGGCGATCGTCTCCAACCCGCCGTACTCGACAAAGTGGATCGGCAAGGACGATCCGGCTCTCATCAACGACCCACGCTTCTCCCCGGCGGGCGTGCTGGCCCCGAAGTCGAGAGCAGACCTGGCCTTCACCATGCACATGCTGTCCTGGCTGGCGGTGGATGGCACAGCGGCAATCGTCGAATTCCCAGGCGTGCTCTCCCGCGGCGGTACTGAGGCCAAGATCCGCCAGTGCCTGGTGGAGAACAACTATGTTGACGCCGTCATCCAACTTCCGCCGGACCTGTTCTTCGGGACGACGATCGGCACGTGCATCATCGTTCTCAAGAAGTCGAAGCAGGACAACAGTGTCCTGTTCGTGGACGCCTCGAAGCAGTTCGTACGGGAGGGCAACAAAAACAAACTCTCGGCGGAGAACCAGGAGATGATCCTGGAGACGCTCGCCAAGCGCGCCGACGTCGGTCACGTGGCCGCGCTGGTGAGTGCGGAGACGATCAGGGAGAACGGTTTCAACTTGTCGGTGTCCTCCTACGTGGAGGCGGAGGACACTCGCGAGGAGGTCGACATCGTGGAGCTCAATGCCCGGATCAAGGAGATCGTGGAGCGGCAGGCGGTGCTGCGCGCCAGCATCGATGAGATCGTCGCCGACCTCGAAGGTGGTGCCCGGTGA